One genomic window of Halorhabdus sp. CBA1104 includes the following:
- a CDS encoding sodium:calcium antiporter → MSTGGVLADIAIIALASGVIWLGSGWLEQASDRLAAYYGLPQVVQGAIVVAVGSSMPELATVVIAGLSGSLAIGVGGIVGSAIFNVLVIPGLAGLLTDDPIESNRTLVYKEAQFYMLAVSALLITFALGVIYYPAGDGLEGTITRPLALLPLALYGLYVFIQYQDTADHVPGEDGPVNVDPKRQWGWLGAGLLAIVGAVHFLVEAVSSLGVTFGVPEFLLGVTIVAGATSLPDSLVSVRAARANRPVASLANVLGSNTFDLLVAIPVGVLLVGEETIDFAMAVPMFGVLTVATIALFTVLRTDLSLSDREAIGLLGIYVLFVGWVILETLDVGIDLLPNT, encoded by the coding sequence ATGAGTACTGGTGGAGTGCTCGCCGATATCGCGATCATCGCTCTCGCTTCCGGAGTGATCTGGCTCGGGAGCGGCTGGCTCGAACAAGCCAGCGACCGCTTGGCCGCCTACTACGGCCTCCCACAGGTTGTCCAGGGGGCTATCGTCGTCGCCGTCGGGTCGAGCATGCCCGAACTCGCAACCGTCGTGATCGCCGGGCTGAGCGGCTCGCTGGCCATCGGGGTCGGCGGGATCGTCGGCTCGGCGATCTTCAACGTTCTCGTCATCCCCGGGCTCGCGGGGTTGTTGACCGACGACCCGATCGAGTCCAACCGGACGCTCGTCTACAAGGAGGCCCAGTTCTACATGCTCGCCGTCTCGGCGCTGTTGATCACGTTTGCGTTGGGCGTCATCTACTACCCCGCCGGCGACGGCTTGGAAGGGACGATCACCCGGCCCCTCGCATTGCTTCCCTTGGCGCTGTACGGACTGTACGTCTTCATCCAGTATCAGGACACGGCCGATCACGTACCGGGTGAAGACGGTCCCGTGAACGTCGATCCGAAACGACAGTGGGGCTGGCTCGGGGCTGGCTTGCTCGCTATCGTCGGGGCGGTACACTTCCTCGTCGAGGCTGTCTCTTCGTTGGGCGTCACCTTCGGCGTGCCGGAGTTCCTGCTTGGCGTGACGATCGTCGCTGGCGCGACCAGCCTGCCGGACTCGCTGGTCAGCGTTCGGGCGGCCCGCGCCAATCGGCCGGTCGCGTCGCTGGCGAACGTCCTCGGCTCGAACACCTTCGATCTGCTGGTGGCGATTCCCGTCGGGGTGCTCCTCGTCGGCGAGGAGACGATCGACTTCGCGATGGCCGTTCCGATGTTCGGCGTGCTCACCGTGGCGACGATCGCGCTCTTTACGGTCCTCCGGACGGACCTCTCGCTGTCGGATCGGGAAGCGATCGGACTGCTGGGGATCTACGTGCTGTTCGTCGGCTGGGTGATCCTCGAAACTCTCGACGTCGGCATCGATCTACTGCCAAACACCTAA
- a CDS encoding MATE family efflux transporter: MTDPPADGDPSAPETADGDPPPDASQSDGPPPETPAAESPADDADDPDDHGSSSDSITEGGLVRPLVSLAWPIVVIQLLQVTYNIADTLWLGRLSSDAVGAISLAFPLIFLLIAVAGGFTTAGAILVAQHTGAKGDRSAGLVTGQTVSFVSLLSVVIGVVGFFYTRPALEILPSDAQTAASVIPLAADYMEVIFMGIPLMFGFFVFSALMRGYGDTRTPMFVMAVSVGLNVFLDPFFIFGFANNPLFTWLGLGGLEATLQAATGFTGLGIEGAALATILSRGVGTAIGLWLLFGTGIGPAVTFEHLRPDFGVIEDIVRLGTPSMVEQSTSALAMITLTAMIVTFSPPIVAAYGLGNRLISLVFLPAMGLGRAIDTMVGQNLGADRADRASRATWLAAGTGAAVMTVVAVIAVLFTEPIIAVFMGDVPDAAATIANGVEYVQIRSVEFAFIGVSQVILGAFRGAGNTRTAMVISILTLWIGRVGSVYALVFVFEWGATGVWVGMALGNILGAVIGVAWFLRGTWKDRYIDEPAVEADESAV; this comes from the coding sequence GTGACTGACCCTCCAGCCGACGGTGACCCATCGGCGCCCGAGACAGCCGATGGCGACCCACCGCCGGACGCTTCGCAATCGGACGGTCCGCCACCCGAGACACCGGCGGCAGAGTCGCCTGCCGACGACGCCGACGATCCGGACGACCACGGGAGCTCTTCGGATTCGATCACCGAGGGGGGACTCGTCCGCCCGTTGGTCTCTCTCGCCTGGCCGATCGTCGTTATCCAGCTCCTACAGGTAACGTACAACATCGCCGATACACTCTGGCTTGGGCGACTCTCATCGGATGCCGTCGGTGCGATTAGCCTCGCCTTTCCGCTGATTTTCCTACTGATCGCCGTCGCGGGCGGGTTCACGACCGCCGGCGCTATCCTCGTCGCCCAGCACACCGGCGCGAAAGGCGACCGGTCGGCCGGCCTCGTGACCGGCCAGACCGTCAGCTTCGTCAGCTTGCTATCGGTCGTCATCGGGGTTGTCGGCTTCTTCTACACCCGCCCGGCACTCGAAATCCTCCCCAGCGACGCCCAGACGGCTGCCTCGGTCATCCCGCTTGCGGCCGACTACATGGAAGTCATCTTCATGGGCATCCCGCTGATGTTCGGCTTTTTCGTCTTCTCGGCGCTCATGCGTGGCTACGGTGATACGCGCACCCCGATGTTCGTCATGGCCGTCTCGGTCGGCCTCAACGTCTTTTTGGATCCGTTTTTCATCTTCGGATTCGCGAACAACCCGCTGTTCACGTGGCTCGGTCTCGGCGGCTTGGAAGCCACCTTACAGGCTGCAACCGGCTTTACGGGCCTCGGTATCGAGGGGGCAGCACTGGCGACGATCCTCTCGCGTGGCGTTGGGACCGCAATTGGCCTCTGGCTGCTGTTTGGCACGGGGATCGGCCCCGCGGTCACGTTCGAGCATCTCCGGCCCGACTTTGGCGTCATCGAGGACATTGTTCGCCTGGGGACCCCGAGTATGGTCGAACAATCGACCAGCGCCCTGGCGATGATCACGCTGACGGCGATGATCGTCACGTTTTCGCCGCCGATCGTCGCCGCCTACGGGCTTGGCAACCGACTTATCTCGTTGGTTTTCCTGCCGGCGATGGGACTGGGCCGAGCCATCGATACGATGGTCGGCCAGAACCTCGGGGCCGACCGGGCCGATCGGGCCTCGCGGGCGACCTGGCTGGCCGCCGGGACTGGCGCGGCGGTGATGACAGTCGTCGCCGTGATCGCTGTGCTGTTCACTGAACCCATCATCGCCGTGTTCATGGGTGACGTTCCGGACGCGGCCGCGACGATCGCAAACGGCGTCGAGTACGTCCAGATTCGGTCGGTCGAGTTCGCGTTTATCGGCGTCAGTCAAGTCATCCTCGGCGCGTTCCGTGGCGCGGGTAACACTCGGACGGCAATGGTCATCTCCATTTTGACACTGTGGATCGGTCGTGTCGGAAGCGTCTACGCGCTCGTGTTCGTCTTCGAGTGGGGTGCGACCGGCGTCTGGGTCGGCATGGCCCTCGGCAATATCCTCGGCGCGGTCATCGGCGTCGCGTGGTTCCTCCGGGGCACCTGGAAGGATCGCTACATCGACGAACCGGCTGTCGAAGCCGACGAATCTGCCGTTTGA